GCTGTTTTAACTTGTTTGTGAAGTAACTGCACTTAATTTTGTTTGTTTCGTAGAGGCCTTGTACAGTAATAcctgaagaaagtgtttcaggaTTAGCATGCATTCAAACTATAATTTAGTCAAAAATTATATGGAAAAATAACTAcagtttatttgcatttattatataaaataagggTTCCTGGAATTCCTAGTGATATATTTGGCATGAACTCTTTACTGCTCTGTAAGTTcatgtaaatgttaattttgggGCATGGCTGAGTTATATAACATTCATAATGACTTTGAAACATAATTAGGTCTTTTCATCGGCATCATGGACACTTTCAGTTGAGATTAGTTAccttttaattgtttttccaGTTTGAAGTCTTAAAatctagaatattccttttacaCTTTTGTGAGTGTGAGCCAGAATGTGAATCTTGTATCATTAAATACATGCAATATATAGTTAAATCTCTctattaaaaattaaaagtatttCAGTTTATTAAGATTTAATGGTGTTCATTAACATTGAATATACTTTTTAAAATTGCATTTCTGTAATAATCgcagatacagtatatatatatattaatgaagcGACTGAATGTTAAGTTTTATCAGAAAACAAATGACATTAGTTGATGTTTCCTCTGTGATGGTGTGTTGAAGAACATCTGTTGAACGTATAGATTGGACTGGAGTGTTCAGTGTTCTTAGTTCCATCTGGCTTGTGTAAATTTCAGTTAATAAAGTGAATTGATTAATATTTGGAACTAATTTCATTTGCATGCTGTAACATTTCCCCCCTATTCCACTGGTAAGCAGTGTTGAGCAAAATTTACAaaaatctattatttattttctttggtaTATGGCCTACAGATGATCTTATCACAAATTAATCAAGcaggactctttttttttttgataggACATAAAATCctgtttatacattttaaattatgaatgctttttaaaagatttctttttttttattttatttttttacatattcagCATTCATATGTTTTCAAAAGGCTCTTCCTAACCTCAGCACCCTTATATTGTATCACATCCTTTACAAAAATCCCTTACAATCTGTGGTGGTGTAAAAAATGTGTGAGTTAAAGTACTCAAATCTAAAATGCAACAAATATAAAGTTCTACCCCATGTCCCAGAATATCAAGTTGCAAACAAACTGGTTCCTCAAGGTAGATAATAGGTCTATTTTCTGTGCCACACTCtgttttacataaaacatttaaccgaacaaaaaaatacattgttaaaGTCACAAACCCATAGACTCCCTTTTTTATATAAGGTAacaaatttgaaatgtttttttttttttttttttcagaaaccatGCAAGATACAGTTAAGATCCTTTCATTTTCAATGAATGGACTCATAATGTGAAGTAGATATTTCCATCACTTAGTAGGCACTATGAGAATGGATATACCCATAATTTATAAGGCACTAAAGAGAAATGGGTCCATGGCTTGATACCGTGCAGGGAATGATATTGCCCCAAAGATTACACAGTGGCTCTGTTGTGCATGGTGTTTGCTACATTTACAGTACAAGGTTTCCACTGTCACTTGAGGTTTGGTCCACTTGTATGGACCCAGGCGTTACACTATCTATCACTCTGCAGTATTTACAGGGCTTGTGCAGCCATGGCTTCGGACTTGACCGCATCCACAAGGAAGCTGAGCTCATTGCACAAGGTCTCATGTCGAAAGGCCATACGGATCTGTGCCACATTAGTCATATGGATATCATTTCCCTCTGGTCCATCTTGTAGATAATTCTCTCCCAGAAAGTGCTTCTTCTCCTACAAGGGACATGTAAAGATTAGCTTACATCCATGAAAAAGCACAATccataaaaaaaattcactcaAAAGGTAATTATACACAAAACAATAAGTGCTAATTGAGGATTTTCaagcatatttattttctttgaattaAACAGAATTAGTTATGTCCACTCCTTTTAATTATCAAGCACTGTGCTTATGTTTATGTTAAATTTAACACAGAATGATTTTCTTattgggacagttcacccaaaaatgtaaatcctttttaGAATTTATTCATTCACATATTTTTCTGAACCcaaataactttctttcttctaggaTGCTAAGGAAGAATGTTAGcatcggtcaccattcactttcattgttttgagaaacaaaaaacagattcgatgaaagtgaatggtgacattgGTGAGgcaaacattttgcctaacattttcttccacagaagaaagtcataggttTAAAATAACCATTTGTAAAATACAAACAGGCACCTTCAAAACAaaattttagcattttatttggctggtgctagtggcacagaaatgacacacttcaccttaaagAAACAAGTTGGGACTGAGAGAATACCTGATGAGACAGACCACTCTGAAGGACACTATTTCTGGCGATCTCACACAGATCACATGTACTCAGCTTCCACAGCTGTGCTGCTATGGCATACTCCTCCATCAAGGCCTCCTACAGGTActcaaaaaacataaaaccatGTCACCTGACTGCTCTAAATAATCAATTCATTATCAACTCATTTTGTGACTGCATttgctgctctgcacaccattCCCAGTATTTGCTCCCCCTGACCTTAGTGTAGTGGAACTGCATTGGGTCATCTGTGGAGAGGGAAACACACAGGCCCTTTTGcaggaactccctgagaggattCTTTGAATACTGCAGGAACAGGCTGTTATTGCTGAGAGGAGACATGGCAATGGGCACCTGGGCCAAGTAAAACAGGTACTGCAGCACAGGActctaaaaaaattaacaaaataataataataattaaactacAACTTGAtgtttacttttgaaaatgtgaGACATGATTGCCAATGCAAAACTTGCCACTATGCaagtgtgttgtgggtggttgttagcatgttgctatgcggttacCTCAGTATTCTGGACAGTTGCTAAGGCATTGTAAGGGTGTTGTTAGGTTGTTCTCGGTAGTTATTTtggtggttacttactggcccaagtcaaaatatGTGGCCTTCGATTGGAGTCGGAAGTATCGTAATTAAGCAAAGTTGTATTTTCAATTGGAAAACCCGTAAATCTAGATGATCCCCGAGTTGTGATGTTGGAAGGTGCGTGCAAACATAGAAGATGATGGAAAGTGTTGATTTTGCAAGATTATTTCAATGCCAGTGCTTtagtttaataatattaatgttatatACCTTGTCAGATTTTATAGGCGACTAATGTAACGCTAATGACTCGCTTTGTAATATAAAGCTAATTTTTGCAGTCATTCATTGCGTATTTGTTTAAGTACTTTGGCTTCATCTGTATTTTGTTTCCGACTTGAATACATGACATGCCGTAATAACAAATGGCCAACTCTTGAAGGCAGCAAAAGCCCGTCCCAAATAATGAATGATATTTTCATCCCTAAAAAAAATGGCTCAGGACCCTCCTTCAGTgtaattttctggatttttttggtCCCGTTTATCTTCTAACAGTAGAAAATCGTAAGTCGGATCACTTAGAAAAATAACCACTCCACAACAAGATGCACATTTTAAGCTGTCattcatgttaatttttttatgatcGTTTTTTTCGGGTTTGCCATTATTTCAGTCAAGTTTTAAAGataacatatatttttgtttttttttcaaactctGAAACTGCACTGAGGTGCCTTTGGGTGTAATGTGTGATTTGACATGTATGCAGTTGGTCTTAAAGACTGACTTTCTTCAGGTTCAGTCCATGAGAGATGTTGTCAGCAGTGAGGAAGGCTGACACCAGATGAGTGATGGATCCTGCCTCACCACAGTGAGGACGGAACTGGAAGGTATTGAGGCCACGCTCCCTGTAACATAAACATATTCACTGTTCGCATGGCTTGTGACCAATTCAAAGTCTGTAGACAGACAAAACATGGACTAACTTGTGTAGATATTAGGTTATTTTGTGACAGCAATGTTTATTAACACTGAAATCAGAGATTGACTTACCTGCGCAGGTTGTTGAGGACCATGATGTTGGCATACATGTGGAACAAGTAATACGTGTATGGCGGGTTTTCCTCTTGGGTCCATTCTTCAGGTTTTGGACTTTTATATGTGAATATGTGATCACTGTGTTTAGACTCGTCATCCACACTATCAAACCCTGTTACCTGCATTGAAAACAACCAGATCCTTCTTCATTAGGCTTCCACACCttagatattattttatttatttggtatccaTACTTCATGACTGTGCCACTTATTTGGGTGTAATTCTGACTTGATTCTGTGATTTCACAGTCATCTGAAAACAATCTAATTGTTCATTAGGGAGTTCTGCTCTGTGTAAATGGAAGCTTGTTTCTAAAGTAAAATTACTTGTGTTCAAAATCTTTTAATTACAGTGCTGATAATGAATTGAAGTTGTAATGTAATATGAATCTGCTCTGACAAGTCTTGCCAGGTTAATAGAACAAAACTGTGATTATGCACTTACGTGTTGCAAGAAGACATGTGTTTCTTTGTGCTCCTGAGGGTTAATAGTGGCCTGGAACAGTGGGAGGAAGATGTTCTCTAGCATTTTGGCAAAGTTGGGAATGATCTTCTTTAATTTGAATATGTCACTAAAAAGCAAAATGCACAATGTTGAAAATGTTATTGCATTTTGTTATATTGGATATGAACAACAGTATAAGCAATAATTCCATCCTGTAGCTGAACTGGTAGACAAAAGTTCTAGCAACACAAATGTTCTGGGTTCGATTCCCAAGGGAAAACACATACTGATAAATGTGTAGCTTGATTGCACTGTaaatggctttggataaaagtggtGGTCTAGATCGTTACTCGATCTGTGAAAAGCTGATGCAACATCCatacactattgtaacacttaagATGGAAAGTAAGAAGttgggaccggcttgacaaacacctagacatttaatgacacttttcagtgtataaagaaacaaaaacatgcactgcttttcagccagctgcaTAAAATCATAAAGACAGTCAGACATAGGGACAAGCTTCGTTCATCTCTCTCCCATCTTCTGCTGTCTCTTCTTCTTAAATTCTCCCACCTGCCTTCGTTGGAACTCACTGCCCAGATGCCGCTCGGCTCCACCCTGCTCACCACAActgtatttattgtgtttatttggagtcccataAAAACCTTGACCCAGACATTGTTTAGCCTGAGAcagaccacttgtattaaaattaatgggcgAAATGGGATTGGAACACAGAATATGGTGGATGTAGAAAGTGAAGTGCCGCTTCCAGGTAAAAGAGCCAGTTACCTTCTAGGTATACACATTGTTTCCAAGAAAATTAGCTGGACCTGCCTTTTTTTTAGTgctctgagctaaagaagcacaatttatgataataTTGTTGTCATTTTTTACTGCTGATATGAAATATGCTCtctgatcataatcttgaccaaccaacCGTTTTgtagatttcagtctttcccccattcaagtaaatcagtgtcacgattccctgttgtctgccctgtgtttctcccttgccatatctcctggactacacttcccacaattcccttccctcatcactgccagcttgattgttctcacctgttaatCATTATCccggtgtatttaagccctgttgtttgttcagtctttgtcagttgttaaatgTTTGATAATGTCTGTTCCTGCCCcctacccttcgtggatgttcctcttgtttatagtttggtttcccatcgtggatgttttgtttgttcctgtgtttactaGTCGTTTGTCCTTGTTCATTTTCAATAAACTGTGTGTAGATCCTCATCTGCCCTCGTTACAGAACAACCAACCTCTGTAACGAAGGCAGGCAAGggtagacgaggagtgaggatctacacacagtttattgaaaattaacaaggacaaatgactagtaaacacaggaacaaacaaaatataaacaagaggaacatccacgaagggtacgGGCAGGAACAGACATTACCTAACATTTAACAACCGACAAAGACCAAacaacagggctttaaatacacaTGGATAATGattaacaggtgagaacaatcaagctggcagtgatgagggaagggaattgtgggaagtgtagtctgggagaaatggcaagggagaaacacagggcagacaataGGGAATCGTGGCAATCAGAGCTAGCAAATCTGACTCGCATGTTTTGCAGAAAGTGGATTACAATCTAGACATTTCTGATAAAAGCGTTtgacaaattcataaatgtaaaatatggttTGAGTGCATTGTGTATGTTAATTTCATATACTATACGTTGAGCTTATGAAAATTAGAGGGAAACTTACTAGATCCTGGGCACCTGTATGATCCATCTCATGTTAGGGGAGTGCAACTTGTGCTTGATAAACCATTTTGACAGGCTCTTCCACTCTTCAGGAGCTCGGCCATAAATGGAGAGACGGGGTTCTGCATGCTGATATTTGCTCTCCTCCAACTCATGAGCAACCTcctgaaaaggaaaaaaatatgtgattgtatgttttttttttttcacttaaggTAAGGACTGGGATGTTCAGTCAGTGAAACTTTCTTAAGATCATAGTTCAAGTATTCAGCATGCCAGGTGATTCATTTTACCTTGATGAGACGTGCAAAATATTCTCCATCAATGTAGTTATCACTTTTGAGGTATATCTCCCTGAGCTCACTTGCACCCATTGGGTTGTATTTAGAATTGAACTTATCAAAACGATGAAACGTTTGTCTGCCCTGAAAAATAAACAGTAGTGCAATTTCTTAATTGCTGCATGATCTGTTTGgcatgaaaacacaaaaaatgtaaagCATTATTTGGAGGCCCTAAGGTTGTTTGGCATACGTACAGCGTGAACATCCAGCGAGTCTACTGTGAGATCATAAGGGTCCATTTTTAGATCGTCAAACACCTGTTTGAGGGTAATCTTCTTTCCATTGCTCTCCAGAACAACACGCTGTGCTTCTGTCTGATAGGTGTCCTGGATGAACTTGAGAAGATGCTTCTGGTTCATGCAGGCAGCTGCATGAATGTGTGTATCAAcctgaatatttaaaaatatatcaaagCAAAAATGGTGGTGGTTTAGGAGtagtaaaaacatcaatatttaactgAAATCAAACACTATTAGAAATACCTTTCTGACATTGTAGAAGTCTCTGTGAGGAACACCTTTCAGTTCCTTCAACTCCGCCATCTCATTCAGCATTTCATGTAGCTGGAACTTGGACATCAGAAAGTTAAGCCTTCTGTGACAATAGGTCTTCCTATAAGAATAGAAAGGGCCTCATCCTTGCTCTACATTAATTCTCACCTAAAACATGTCTatcatgtatatttatttatttagaaaaagagACATGCAGCATATACAGTGTCCACATTTAAAAGTGGGGACCAAGACCTAATTTATACCTACAAATAAACAAGTTTGAGGATCCAAATCAGGCTTGGATAATTGTATCATGGATCATCCATTGAAAAGGGGGCACATGCCAAATTCATGTCCATTTGAAAAGGGGGCACATCCcaaattcatgttcatttttcaattaaaattttcACTCAAATAGCTATGCCAAAACAGATCTAATTTGTAATGACAAAAACTGTATATAagtagaaaaatgctaaataaaagcattttcacaagtggactcagcGATTGGGTcccaatataaatgtataatgtcATATTGTATTGTTGTAACATACATTTCTTTTTCAGCATAAGGTATTGATGAGGAAGCCAGTTTAATTGAACTCACGTAGGCCCATCTGCAATCATGGCAAGGACATGGCTCAAGTCAATAGCAAAGGTTTCCATGTCTGGATATGGCAAACTCCTTGGCTGATCCTGTTTTAAGGTATCCTCATTATCATAAACGTATATGATTCCATCTTTCATCTTCAGGCAGTAGTTCAGATTCTGTGGAATGTCTTCCATACTGTAAGGATCCTGACCCTCACTTGGACAGGGGCAGTTTTCTGTTTCCATGGGTAGAAAGCATGTAAGTGACTTTCTTTTCAACACTGATGAATACCAATATCAAATTATATTTGTCATGATGCATGGAtgtacagtatacactcacctaaaggattattaggaacaccatactaatactgt
The sequence above is a segment of the Xyrauchen texanus isolate HMW12.3.18 chromosome 29, RBS_HiC_50CHRs, whole genome shotgun sequence genome. Coding sequences within it:
- the LOC127623407 gene encoding AMP deaminase 3-like yields the protein MRRSETPLTKQQSTPNFRREMPRQFTKISHHEVDENMCLLAEKVYASALKEEDVKSTMSMFSVPEDCPIGLQQAKEWELRKELAEQKSEESVKRKQSFKLMRSHSMSLQIPIAQDWAKSVISPLLTPTIETDSIPINIPEFQRVTISGDYCAGITVEDYEQAAKALLTALFIREKYSRLAYHHFPRTTARFLRSANNEKWIEEEEVLPENCPCPSEGQDPYSMEDIPQNLNYCLKMKDGIIYVYDNEDTLKQDQPRSLPYPDMETFAIDLSHVLAMIADGPTKTYCHRRLNFLMSKFQLHEMLNEMAELKELKGVPHRDFYNVRKVDTHIHAAACMNQKHLLKFIQDTYQTEAQRVVLESNGKKITLKQVFDDLKMDPYDLTVDSLDVHAGRQTFHRFDKFNSKYNPMGASELREIYLKSDNYIDGEYFARLIKEVAHELEESKYQHAEPRLSIYGRAPEEWKSLSKWFIKHKLHSPNMRWIIQVPRIYDIFKLKKIIPNFAKMLENIFLPLFQATINPQEHKETHVFLQHVTGFDSVDDESKHSDHIFTYKSPKPEEWTQEENPPYTYYLFHMYANIMVLNNLRRERGLNTFQFRPHCGEAGSITHLVSAFLTADNISHGLNLKKSPVLQYLFYLAQVPIAMSPLSNNSLFLQYSKNPLREFLQKGLCVSLSTDDPMQFHYTKEALMEEYAIAAQLWKLSTCDLCEIARNSVLQSGLSHQEKKHFLGENYLQDGPEGNDIHMTNVAQIRMAFRHETLCNELSFLVDAVKSEAMAAQAL